CCCTCCGAGTCCCTCTGGCTCAGGGTCTTGCTGTCGAAGGAGACCATCTCCTGATCGTATATGGCGTCCGGAGACCTCCTCCCGACGGAGAAGGCCCTGCCGCAGGAGAGCTTCATCCTGACGACGCCGTTCACCCTCTTCTGGCTCTGGTCGACGAAGGCGGAGAGGTCGGAGTACAGGGGATCGTTGACGAGGCCCATGTAGGCGAGCTCCGACCAGGCGTCGTCGACCGAGGCCTTGAACCGCAGCTCCGCCCGGGAGAGGACGAGCCTCTCCAGGTCCCGGTGGGCGGTGAGGAGGACCGTCGCCGCCGGATGCTCGTAGTTCTCCCTCGCCTTGAGGCCGAGGACCCGGTCCTCGATCATGTCGGTCCTGCCGACGCCGTGCTCTCCGGCGGTCCTGTTGAGGTTCTCGATCAGCTCGACCCCCCCCATCCTCTCGCCGTCTAAGGCTATCGGAACCCCCGCGGAGAACTCGATATCGACCTTCTGGGGAGCAAGGCCCCTCTCCGGAGGCTTGGTCCAGGCGTAGATCTCCTCGGGGGGCTCGAAGAAGGGGTCCTCCAGGAGGCCTCCCTCAATGCTCCTCGACCAGAGGTTCTCGTCGATGGACCAGGGCCTCTCCCGGGTCACGGGGACGTCGATCCCGTGATCGCGAGCGTAGTCGATCTCCCACTCGCGGCTCAGCTCCAGATCGCGCATGGGAGCCACCACCCGCAGCTCCGTCGCCCGGAAGATCGCCTCGAACCTCAGCTGGTCGTTGCCCCTCCCGGTGCAGCCGTGGCCCAGGGCGTCGGCCCCCAACCTCTCGGCCACCTCCACCGTCTTTCTGGCTATCAGGGGCCGGGCGATGGCGGTTCCGAGGACGTAGCCCTCGTAGGAGCCGTTCGCCTTGATGGCGGGGAAGATGTAATCGGTGACGAATTCCTCCTTCGCGTCGATGACGTAGTGCTCATCGCTCAGCTTCTCCGCCCTCTTATTTCCCCTCTCGATGTCCTCCTTCGGCTGGCCCACGTCCGTCAGGACGGTGATCACCCGCTCAAATCCGTAGCGCTCCCGGAGGAGCGGGATGCAGACCGATGTATCGAGCCCTCCAGAGTAGGCGAGGACTATGACTCCAGACACTTAAGTATCACCGGGGGGCTACTCGGCGGGAGGTTATTTTAACTCTGTCGCCAGGTCGATCGATCGATAACTCTATAACTTCTAGGCCGAGATGGGAAACGATGACCCCTCTACTGAAGACCGCCGCCCTGACGGTGGACTACGACCAGGATAGGAGAATGCTCCAGGCCCGAGGAGCGATCTCGGTGCTGGTCCAGCCGGCCCTGAACAAGATCAACCAGCGGCTGACCGAGGAGAAGCCCGCCCTGGTGAGGGAGAATGACATAGTCGCCTCTACATGGCTACCACCCGTCCCCAGCGGCCCCTTCAAGAGGCTGGTCCTCAGCGAGGCGAAGATCGCCATAGGCAGGTTTGTCCCCCAGACCGTCAGCATCGAGGTGACGAGGGCGTGCGGCTGCCGCTGTGACCACTGCCTGATAAAAGAGGGCGAGGGGGAGCTCGATACTGAGGAGATCAAAAGGGTCGTCGACGAGGCCCTGGAGCTGGGGGCGAGCATCATCACCTTCACCGAGGGGGACCCCCTCCTCCGGGACGATATCCTCGACCTGATCCGCCACGTCGACCCGGAGCGAGCGGTGGTGAACCTCTTCACCCCGGGCCTGGAGATGACCCCGGAGAGGGCGAAGGAGCTGAAGGATGCAGGCCTCTACAACATCCTGATAGGGGTCTACAGCAGAGATCCCTCGGTCCACGACCGGATCAGAGGGGTCGAGGGCGCCCACCAGAAGGCGATCGCCGCCATAAAGATGGCCCTGGAGGCGGGGCTCCTCGTCACCATGTCGACCCACGTCAAGGGCGACGGGGTCTCGGAGACCCTCGACCTCTACGACCTGGCGGCAGAGCTCGGGGTCCACGAGTTCTCGATCTGGGAGGGGATCCCGACCTCTCCGGCGGAGGAGCTGACCACCATAGACCGGGAGACGATCCTCCGGTTCTACAAGAGGGTAAACCGGACCCCCGGCGGACCCCGGGTCTTTGCCAGCACCTACTTCGAAGGGCAGATGCTCGGCTGCATGGCGGGACGCCGCTGGCTCCACATCGGCGTCGACGGCGGAGTCAGGCCCTGCCCCTACCTAGACGAGGTGGTGGGAGACGTCCGGGAGCGGCCCCTGAAGGAGATCTGGAAGGCGGTCAGGGCCTCGGGGGAGTTTGAAATGCTCAGGTCCGACTGCCCCGCCCAGAGCCGGGCCCGCCCCCTCTGAGGGGCGGACTCTGATCGCAGAGGCGGGCGACCCGCACCGGAGCTCTCCAGTGGAGGAGCTTGCCTTCGGAGACCCCAGTTTTTACAGTCTCATCCCGGGGATCGCCCCGCCGCCTCTCGCATCAAAAGTCAAGACCATTGGCCTCATCTTCGGTCCCGCCGGGAGGGATCGGAAGGGCATAAGATCGGAAGCGATCGAAATTCCGGGATTAACTTTGGGTCGATGACTATAAAAAAAGCGGTGGAAAATTATTAGTACATACATGATCATCACTCAGGAAGAGGATTGGGCATGAGCGTCATCAGAAGTCTAAAGATGAACTTTGCCGTCTGGATAAAATGGATCTTCGGTAAAAAGAGGGCCAGAATAGGCATATACGGTCCGCCCAACGCCGGAAAGACGACCCTCGCCAACAGGATAGTGAAGGACTGGAGCGGGATGGAGGTGGGCGGGATATCCAACATACCCCACGAGACGAGGAGGGCCATGAGGACCGACGGCGTGGTGATAAACGCCAACGGATCCAGCGTCGAGCTGGACATCGTCGACACGCCGGGGATGGCCACCAAGATCGATTTCAGGGAGTTCATGGCTTACGGCCTGGAGGAGGAGGAGGCAAAGAGGAGGGCCAAGGAGGCGACGGAGGGGGTCATCGAGGCGATCAAATGGCTGGAAGATCTGGACGGCGTCCTTCTGGTGATGGACTCTACCGAAGATCCTTACACCCAGGTGAACGTGACGGTGGTGGGAAATATGGAGGCGAGAAAGCTCCCCCTCCTGATCGTCGCGAACAAGATGGACCTGCCCAAAGCCTCTCCTTCCAGGATCAAGGCGGCCTTTCCACAGCATCCCTTGGTCTCCGTCTCGGCGCTGGAGGGGTCGAACATCGATGAGCTGTATGCGGCCATAGCTAGGCACTTCGGGTGAGATGATGCGGGAAGTACAGATGGATCTGATCTCCGCCGAGAGGCTGGAGTCCATGTCCTCCATGGAGAAGATCCGGCTCATTCTGAGCAAGGTCAAGAGGGGGAACATCGTGGTGCTGGAGCTGGGCCTGACCCCCGAGGAGGAGGTCAAGCTGATCGAGATGACGATGACCGAGATCCGCCTCGACGAGTTCTCGGGGATAGAGATCGAGAGCTATCCTGTAAAGAACGAATCTACGTTTCTGAACAAGATCCTCGGCAAGTCGGGGATCAAGACGAGGATGACGGTCATCGGCCCCGCAAACCAGCTCCGGACCGTCGAGAAGGACAAGTACCAGATCAGCACCAAGGTCTCGGTCGGTGACTGACCAGCATGCCCCACATGTGCACCCGATGTAGGAGCGTCTTCGATGACGGCATGGACGTTCTGGAGGGGTGTCCCGTCTGCGGCTGGAAGAAGTTCCTATTCGTCAAGTCGAAGGAGAAGATAAAGGAGGTCCGGGGCGCCCTGAACGCCTCGGAGATCGGCGGACCCTGCGAGCCCTGGCCGGAGGGAGACGACGCCCTCCGAAAGATCCTGAAGGCGCCCCCGCACCAGCCACCCAATATGGAACCTGCCAATACGGAAACAGCCAAGAGAGAACCCCCCAGAAAGGGGAGGAAGGGCAGGAGCAGGCGATCCGCTGAGGGGAGAGAAAAACAAAAGGAGACCCCAAAACCGAAGGGGACTCTGGGGTTCTTCGATCTGGACTCGACGAGAGGGAGAGAACCGCCGCCCCCGGAAGGGGAATCCAAGAACCACCGGATCGACGAGGGGAAGATGCTGGAGAGCATCCGGATGTCGGAGCCGGGGACCTACGAGCTGAACCTCTCCTCCCTCTTCGAGCGTGACGAGCTGGTGATGGCGC
The sequence above is drawn from the Methanothrix harundinacea 6Ac genome and encodes:
- a CDS encoding DUF2073 domain-containing protein, yielding MREVQMDLISAERLESMSSMEKIRLILSKVKRGNIVVLELGLTPEEEVKLIEMTMTEIRLDEFSGIEIESYPVKNESTFLNKILGKSGIKTRMTVIGPANQLRTVEKDKYQISTKVSVGD
- a CDS encoding Era-like GTP-binding protein, with the translated sequence MSVIRSLKMNFAVWIKWIFGKKRARIGIYGPPNAGKTTLANRIVKDWSGMEVGGISNIPHETRRAMRTDGVVINANGSSVELDIVDTPGMATKIDFREFMAYGLEEEEAKRRAKEATEGVIEAIKWLEDLDGVLLVMDSTEDPYTQVNVTVVGNMEARKLPLLIVANKMDLPKASPSRIKAAFPQHPLVSVSALEGSNIDELYAAIARHFG
- a CDS encoding radical SAM/SPASM domain-containing protein, with the translated sequence MTPLLKTAALTVDYDQDRRMLQARGAISVLVQPALNKINQRLTEEKPALVRENDIVASTWLPPVPSGPFKRLVLSEAKIAIGRFVPQTVSIEVTRACGCRCDHCLIKEGEGELDTEEIKRVVDEALELGASIITFTEGDPLLRDDILDLIRHVDPERAVVNLFTPGLEMTPERAKELKDAGLYNILIGVYSRDPSVHDRIRGVEGAHQKAIAAIKMALEAGLLVTMSTHVKGDGVSETLDLYDLAAELGVHEFSIWEGIPTSPAEELTTIDRETILRFYKRVNRTPGGPRVFASTYFEGQMLGCMAGRRWLHIGVDGGVRPCPYLDEVVGDVRERPLKEIWKAVRASGEFEMLRSDCPAQSRARPL
- a CDS encoding argininosuccinate synthase, which translates into the protein MSGVIVLAYSGGLDTSVCIPLLRERYGFERVITVLTDVGQPKEDIERGNKRAEKLSDEHYVIDAKEEFVTDYIFPAIKANGSYEGYVLGTAIARPLIARKTVEVAERLGADALGHGCTGRGNDQLRFEAIFRATELRVVAPMRDLELSREWEIDYARDHGIDVPVTRERPWSIDENLWSRSIEGGLLEDPFFEPPEEIYAWTKPPERGLAPQKVDIEFSAGVPIALDGERMGGVELIENLNRTAGEHGVGRTDMIEDRVLGLKARENYEHPAATVLLTAHRDLERLVLSRAELRFKASVDDAWSELAYMGLVNDPLYSDLSAFVDQSQKRVNGVVRMKLSCGRAFSVGRRSPDAIYDQEMVSFDSKTLSQRDSEGFAKYHGFQARFLAKR
- a CDS encoding OapC/ArvC family zinc-ribbon domain-containing protein, whose product is MPHMCTRCRSVFDDGMDVLEGCPVCGWKKFLFVKSKEKIKEVRGALNASEIGGPCEPWPEGDDALRKILKAPPHQPPNMEPANTETAKREPPRKGRKGRSRRSAEGREKQKETPKPKGTLGFFDLDSTRGREPPPPEGESKNHRIDEGKMLESIRMSEPGTYELNLSSLFERDELVMALKDGTYFIDLSSAFKKSKKG